AATACGCGACGGATGTCGACGGGGTCAAAGAGGTCAAGAATGAAATGATCGCGGGCAAGTCCTCGCAAGATAAGCAAACCATCGGTGACAAGATCGACGATGCCTCCATTACCACCATGGTCAAGATGACATTGCTCGGCCATCGCTCGACCAGTGCTTTCAAAACCTCGGTCACGACCAAGGATGGTGTGGTTACCTTGTCCGGCAAGGCCGACAATCAAGCCGAAATCGCGCTGGCCGGCAAACTCGCCAACGACGTCAACGGTGTTCAGTCGGTGCAGAACAAGATGACGGTCAGGTAGGAATCTACGCATCTTCAGCCGAAAAGCCAGCAGATCCTCGGCCTGTCGTGGGTCTGCTGACGCTCCATTACGACTGAAATTGCGTGAGCTCCAGGTAAGTTGCAGTCAGGGAAAGATGGCTTGAGACCAACAAAGGAAAAGACAACCGTCAGGAGGCTCAAAATGAAACCGTACACGATAATCGGCATCATTCTGATTGTGGTCGCCATCGCGGCCTTTGCCTATCAAGGGATCAGTTTTACGACCAGGGAGAAGGTTGTCGATCTCGGGCCATTGCACATGACCGCTG
This is a stretch of genomic DNA from uncultured Desulfuromonas sp.. It encodes these proteins:
- a CDS encoding DUF3185 domain-containing protein, giving the protein MKPYTIIGIILIVVAIAAFAYQGISFTTREKVVDLGPLHMTAEKTRTLPLTPMVGGIALVGGIALLVVGFKKK